In Streptomyces sp. NBC_00569, a single genomic region encodes these proteins:
- a CDS encoding TetR/AcrR family transcriptional regulator — protein sequence MPPRNSAAGANGAPRAEVIADAALDLLAERGMRGLTHRAVDEAAGLPQGSTSNYARTRLALLEATVRRLAVRESRVLAVDELPDPAGGIHSLVDGMALALHRYLTHHPQLLLCRYELALEATRRPELRTFFDATGRLFHEPLTALLRAAGSRDPERHTLSLVAWSEGIMFSCVAGAFHASVPDLAELRAGFGELLRGMLDASPS from the coding sequence ATGCCCCCTCGCAACAGCGCCGCCGGCGCCAACGGCGCACCTCGCGCCGAAGTCATCGCCGACGCCGCGCTCGACCTGCTCGCCGAGCGCGGGATGCGTGGCCTGACGCACCGAGCCGTCGACGAGGCGGCAGGTCTGCCGCAGGGGTCGACGTCGAACTACGCGCGGACCCGGCTCGCCCTCCTGGAGGCGACGGTGCGGCGCCTCGCCGTGCGCGAGTCGCGGGTGCTCGCCGTGGACGAACTGCCGGATCCGGCCGGCGGGATCCACTCACTCGTCGACGGCATGGCGCTCGCGCTGCACCGCTATCTGACCCACCACCCTCAACTGCTGCTCTGCCGTTACGAGTTGGCACTGGAGGCGACGCGGCGGCCGGAGTTGCGGACGTTCTTCGACGCGACGGGTCGGCTGTTCCACGAACCGCTCACCGCACTGCTGCGGGCCGCTGGGTCGCGGGATCCGGAGCGGCACACGCTGTCGCTGGTGGCCTGGTCCGAGGGGATCATGTTCTCGTGCGTGGCCGGGGCGTTCCACGCGTCGGTCCCGGACCTGGCGGAACTGCGGGCGGGGTTCGGGGAACTGCTGCGCGGGATGCTCGACGCGTCCCCGTCCTGA
- a CDS encoding FAD-dependent monooxygenase, with protein sequence MTAEPGESAVPEQLTDSTGSTGKTPARPEARTAGGRGRRPRAVVVGGGIGGLTAAVALDLRGWHVTVLERAAGLKSVGSGISLAPNAQRALDVIGLGEEIRSLAAWEGEGGLRTPGGRWLSRSDAEAAAERFGGSLVLLHRATLIDKLASRLPDGVVHTASAAALADPGVAGDPARPARVTTPDGAFEAELVVGADGIRSAVRTALFPTHPGAVYAGFTTWRLLVPPLGRPFAQHETWGRGRIWGTHPFADGTVYAYGAAVAPPGEHAPDGEKAALLRRFGDWHDPIPAIIDAAAPEVILRHDVHHIAEPLPAFHRGRVALLGDAAHAMPPTLGQGGNQAIEDAVVLAHHADPAQPDALGLAAYTAARRPRTTAVARKAVAVGRVNMLSNRPAMALRNTLIAALDRTGPAVMLRGFDEIADWRPPQRPYAAQTQRV encoded by the coding sequence ATGACTGCCGAACCGGGGGAATCAGCGGTTCCCGAGCAACTGACCGACTCGACGGGCTCGACGGGAAAGACGCCGGCGCGACCGGAAGCACGTACCGCCGGCGGCCGCGGGCGGCGGCCCCGCGCGGTCGTCGTGGGCGGCGGCATCGGAGGCCTCACCGCCGCCGTGGCGCTCGACCTGCGCGGCTGGCACGTCACCGTCCTCGAGCGGGCCGCCGGGCTGAAGTCCGTCGGTTCCGGGATCTCCCTCGCCCCGAACGCGCAGCGGGCCCTGGACGTCATCGGCCTGGGGGAGGAGATCCGGTCCCTCGCCGCATGGGAGGGCGAGGGCGGCCTGCGCACTCCCGGCGGCCGCTGGCTCTCGCGCTCCGACGCGGAGGCTGCCGCCGAGCGCTTCGGCGGCTCCCTCGTGCTCCTCCACCGCGCGACCCTGATCGACAAGCTGGCGTCCCGGCTCCCCGACGGAGTCGTCCACACAGCGTCCGCCGCGGCCCTAGCCGACCCCGGCGTCGCAGGCGACCCGGCCCGCCCCGCCCGGGTGACCACCCCGGACGGCGCATTCGAGGCCGAACTCGTCGTCGGCGCCGACGGCATCAGGTCCGCCGTGCGCACGGCGCTCTTCCCCACCCACCCGGGCGCGGTCTACGCAGGCTTCACCACCTGGCGCCTCCTCGTCCCGCCCCTCGGCAGGCCCTTCGCCCAGCACGAGACCTGGGGACGCGGCCGCATCTGGGGCACGCACCCCTTCGCGGACGGCACGGTCTACGCCTACGGCGCCGCCGTCGCACCCCCCGGCGAACACGCGCCCGACGGCGAGAAGGCCGCGCTCCTGCGCCGCTTCGGCGACTGGCACGACCCGATCCCGGCCATCATCGACGCGGCCGCGCCCGAGGTGATCCTGCGCCATGACGTCCACCACATCGCCGAACCCCTGCCGGCCTTCCACCGCGGCCGGGTCGCCCTCCTCGGCGACGCGGCCCACGCCATGCCCCCGACCCTCGGCCAGGGCGGCAACCAGGCCATCGAGGACGCCGTCGTGCTCGCCCACCACGCGGACCCGGCGCAGCCCGACGCCCTGGGCCTCGCCGCGTACACCGCCGCGCGCAGGCCGCGTACGACCGCCGTCGCCCGCAAGGCCGTCGCGGTCGGCCGGGTGAACATGCTCAGCAACCGGCCCGCCATGGCGCTGCGCAACACCCTCATCGCCGCACTCGACAGGACCGGACCCGCCGTCATGCTGCGCGGTTTCGACGAGATCGCGGACTGGCGGCCCCCGCAGCGGCCGTATGCTGCCCAGACACAGAGGGTCTAG
- a CDS encoding Gfo/Idh/MocA family protein, translated as MKVGCIGLGDIAQKAYLPVLTTLPGVELHLQTRTPATLRRVGDTHHIPAEHRHTDLDALLAQGLDAAFVHAPTAVHPEIVTRLLEAGVATYVDKPLAYELADSQRLVRLAEERGVSLTVGFNRRHAPGYTQCAEHPRELILMQKNRIGLPEEPRTLVLDDFIHVVDTLRYLVPGPIDDVSVRARVENGLLHHVVLQLGGDGFTAIGVMNRLSGSTEEILEVSGQDTKRQVVNLAEVIDHKGQPTVRRRGDWVPVARQRGIEQVVLGFLDGVRAGKILSARDALETHLLCEQVVREVQRFAA; from the coding sequence GTGAAGGTCGGCTGCATCGGACTCGGCGACATAGCGCAGAAGGCGTATCTGCCGGTGCTCACCACCTTGCCGGGGGTCGAGCTGCACCTGCAGACCCGCACACCCGCGACGCTCCGGCGGGTCGGGGACACGCACCACATCCCCGCCGAACACCGGCACACCGACCTGGACGCGCTGCTCGCGCAGGGGCTCGACGCGGCCTTCGTCCACGCGCCGACCGCCGTCCACCCCGAGATCGTGACACGGCTGCTCGAAGCGGGCGTCGCGACCTACGTCGACAAGCCGCTCGCCTACGAGCTCGCCGACTCGCAGCGCCTCGTGCGGCTCGCCGAGGAGCGCGGGGTCAGCCTGACGGTGGGCTTCAACCGCCGTCACGCGCCCGGCTACACGCAGTGCGCCGAGCACCCCCGCGAGCTGATCCTGATGCAGAAGAACCGGATCGGGCTGCCCGAGGAGCCGCGCACGCTCGTCCTCGACGACTTCATCCACGTCGTGGACACCCTGCGCTACCTCGTGCCCGGTCCGATCGACGACGTGTCGGTGCGCGCCCGGGTCGAGAACGGCCTGCTGCACCACGTGGTGCTCCAGCTCGGTGGGGACGGGTTCACGGCGATCGGCGTCATGAACCGGCTCAGCGGCTCGACCGAGGAGATCCTCGAGGTCTCCGGGCAGGACACCAAGCGGCAGGTCGTCAACCTCGCCGAAGTCATCGACCACAAGGGTCAGCCGACGGTGCGCCGCCGCGGAGACTGGGTTCCGGTGGCCCGCCAGCGTGGCATCGAGCAGGTGGTGCTCGGCTTCCTCGACGGCGTGCGCGCGGGCAAGATCCTCAGCGCCAGGGACGCGCTGGAGACGCATCTCCTGTGCGAGCAGGTCGTACGTGAGGTGCAGCGGTTCGCCGCCTGA
- the lnt gene encoding apolipoprotein N-acyltransferase, translating to MARRAPAASWQGIALRLAASPWWRGVAAVSAGALPALAFPAPSLWWLAYVALVPWMLLARSARTPGRAALDGWLGGLGFMLAVHNWLLPSLHVFTVVIAALLGALWAPWGLLVRRLLGGSPTRRQAAAALVAVPSAWLMVELIRSWQGLGGPWGLIGSSQWQVQPALRVASVGGVWLVSLLVVAVNTTVTLLLVARGARTPAVAGLLVTATVTTASWAWAPRPEPDGQVRVAVVQPGPIGGADSGEKRFDREEQLTRGLAGKGVDLVVWGESSVGFDFSQRPDLARRIAALSREVGADVLVNVDARRVSSGGAPGIFKSSVLVGPDGLTGQRYDKMRLVPFGEYIPARPLLGWATSVGKAAGEDRVRGARQVVMDARSSRGSDLRIGPLVCFESAFPDMTRRLTRDGAQVLLAQSSTSTFQHSWAPEQHASLAAVRAAETGRPMVHATLTGVSAVYGPDGSRTGPWLGTSASAARVYDVPTAHGTTLYVRFGDWPVHAAVAVLALLGAAEAVRRFRRRTAAPHVRPARTGDASPARPWR from the coding sequence ATGGCGCGGAGGGCGCCCGCCGCGTCGTGGCAGGGCATTGCTCTCCGCCTCGCGGCGTCCCCCTGGTGGCGTGGCGTCGCCGCCGTGAGCGCCGGCGCGCTGCCCGCCCTGGCGTTCCCGGCGCCGTCGCTGTGGTGGCTGGCCTACGTCGCTCTGGTGCCATGGATGCTCCTTGCCCGCTCCGCTCGCACACCGGGCCGCGCGGCCCTCGACGGCTGGCTCGGCGGACTCGGATTCATGCTGGCGGTGCACAACTGGCTGCTGCCGAGTCTGCATGTGTTCACGGTGGTGATCGCGGCGCTGCTCGGCGCGCTGTGGGCGCCCTGGGGCCTACTCGTGCGGCGGCTGCTCGGCGGTTCGCCCACGCGCAGGCAGGCGGCCGCTGCCCTGGTCGCGGTGCCGTCGGCGTGGCTGATGGTCGAACTGATCAGATCCTGGCAGGGGCTGGGCGGCCCGTGGGGACTCATAGGGTCGAGCCAGTGGCAGGTGCAGCCCGCCCTGCGCGTCGCGTCGGTGGGCGGGGTGTGGCTGGTCAGCCTGCTCGTCGTGGCGGTCAACACCACCGTCACGCTCCTCCTTGTGGCGCGCGGCGCCCGTACGCCCGCGGTGGCGGGGCTTCTGGTGACGGCCACGGTGACGACGGCCTCCTGGGCCTGGGCCCCACGCCCCGAGCCGGACGGCCAGGTCAGGGTCGCCGTCGTCCAGCCGGGCCCCATAGGCGGCGCCGACAGCGGCGAGAAGCGCTTCGACCGGGAGGAGCAGCTGACGCGCGGCCTGGCCGGGAAGGGCGTCGACCTGGTGGTCTGGGGCGAGAGCAGCGTCGGCTTCGACTTCTCGCAGCGGCCGGACCTCGCGCGCCGGATCGCGGCGCTCTCCCGCGAGGTCGGCGCGGACGTCCTGGTGAACGTGGACGCGCGGCGCGTCTCCTCCGGCGGCGCCCCCGGCATCTTCAAGAGCTCGGTCCTGGTGGGCCCGGACGGTCTCACGGGGCAGCGCTACGACAAGATGCGGCTCGTCCCCTTCGGTGAGTACATCCCGGCGCGCCCACTGCTCGGCTGGGCCACGTCGGTCGGCAAGGCAGCGGGCGAGGACCGGGTGAGAGGGGCCCGGCAGGTCGTGATGGACGCGCGGTCCTCGCGGGGCAGCGACCTACGGATCGGCCCGCTCGTGTGCTTCGAGTCGGCGTTCCCCGACATGACGCGGCGGCTCACGCGCGACGGGGCGCAGGTGCTGCTCGCGCAGTCCTCGACGTCGACGTTCCAGCACAGCTGGGCGCCCGAGCAGCACGCGTCGCTCGCGGCCGTGCGCGCCGCGGAGACGGGCCGCCCCATGGTGCACGCGACGCTGACCGGGGTGTCGGCCGTGTACGGCCCGGACGGCTCACGCACCGGCCCCTGGCTCGGCACGTCGGCGAGCGCGGCCCGGGTCTACGACGTGCCCACGGCGCACGGCACGACCCTCTACGTACGGTTCGGCGACTGGCCCGTGCACGCGGCCGTCGCCGTGCTCGCCCTGCTGGGCGCGGCGGAGGCCGTCCGCCGGTTCAGGCGGCGAACCGCTGCACCTCACGTACGACCTGCTCGCACAGGAGATGCGTCTCCAGCGCGTCCCTGGCGCTGA
- a CDS encoding nuclear transport factor 2 family protein, which produces MTQRVELATVMDRLAIEELITDYAVSVDDGDWTAYRGLFSPDGRADYRRAGGIEGSAAEIAEWLTRTMELFPMRQHLIVNRRLRFGRLDNDTGDTADVQADYINPMRFAGDGAGSPSEAPSGAPDFVCGGRYAFALVRTHSGWRLRGVTVHEKWRRTESAAATTAP; this is translated from the coding sequence ATGACACAGCGCGTAGAACTCGCCACCGTGATGGACCGACTCGCCATCGAGGAGCTGATCACCGACTACGCGGTGTCCGTGGACGACGGGGACTGGACGGCGTACCGCGGACTCTTCAGCCCGGACGGGCGCGCCGACTACCGGCGGGCCGGCGGCATCGAGGGCAGCGCGGCCGAGATCGCCGAGTGGCTGACCCGGACGATGGAGCTGTTCCCGATGCGCCAGCACCTGATCGTCAACCGGCGCCTGCGCTTCGGCCGCCTCGACAACGACACCGGGGACACGGCCGACGTGCAGGCCGACTACATCAACCCGATGCGGTTCGCCGGCGACGGCGCGGGCAGCCCCTCTGAGGCGCCCTCCGGTGCGCCCGACTTCGTGTGCGGCGGCCGATACGCCTTCGCCCTGGTCCGGACGCACTCCGGCTGGCGGCTGCGCGGGGTGACGGTGCACGAGAAGTGGCGCCGCACCGAGAGCGCCGCGGCGACCACCGCGCCCTGA
- a CDS encoding TROVE domain-containing protein, producing MARFNTRGTRPVGRSPIATVTGERARTHEGATGYLRDARSELFLLAVSNLVATDAFYESADDRDDRYSALVRQLAVEDPVWTAGLLGWLRGEGNMRTAALVGAAEFVKARIDAGAPGHSRQAVDSVLQRADEPGELLGYWTSRHGRRLPKPVKRGIADAVQRLYDERSLLKYDTDSKGYRFGDVLNLAHPAPATGKPWQGDLFRHALDRRHGNAGEIPERLRTLRARERLMRVPVEERHAVLTTDTGRLAEAAMTWESLAGWLQRPMDAEAWEAIIPSMGLMALARNLRNFDEAGVSDEVAQRVAARFADADEVRRSRMFPFRFWAAYKHAPSLRWGHALERALAHSLAGVPALPGRSLILVDRSPSMFPGYGFSTPHRSDVPPAEQAAVFGAALAMRAEMPTLVEFGMDSRRLNVRKGGSVLPLVERFGQISGTDIPTAVKKHFTGHDRVVVVTDEQTRPGWFPSNAHDHGGMAETEIDALVPRDVPVYMWNMAGYKVGATPSGGANRHAFGGLTDQAFRLIPLIERGGGARWPWEM from the coding sequence ATGGCACGCTTCAACACCCGCGGCACCCGCCCGGTGGGCCGGTCGCCGATCGCCACCGTGACGGGCGAGCGGGCGCGCACGCACGAGGGCGCGACCGGATACCTGCGCGACGCGCGCAGCGAACTGTTCCTGCTCGCCGTCTCGAACCTCGTCGCCACGGACGCCTTCTACGAGTCGGCGGACGACCGCGACGACCGCTACAGCGCCCTCGTACGGCAGCTCGCCGTCGAGGACCCCGTGTGGACCGCGGGCCTGCTCGGCTGGCTGCGCGGCGAGGGGAACATGCGGACCGCCGCGCTCGTCGGCGCCGCCGAGTTCGTCAAGGCCCGCATCGACGCGGGCGCGCCCGGCCACTCCCGTCAGGCCGTCGACAGCGTCCTCCAGCGCGCCGACGAGCCGGGCGAGCTGCTCGGCTACTGGACCTCGCGGCACGGCCGGCGCCTGCCGAAGCCGGTGAAGCGCGGCATCGCCGACGCCGTCCAGCGGCTCTACGACGAGCGCTCGCTCCTCAAGTACGACACCGACTCCAAGGGCTACCGGTTCGGTGACGTCCTCAACCTCGCGCACCCGGCGCCCGCCACCGGGAAGCCGTGGCAGGGCGACCTGTTCCGGCACGCCCTCGACCGCCGGCACGGCAACGCCGGGGAGATCCCGGAGCGGCTGCGCACCCTGCGCGCCCGCGAGCGGCTGATGCGTGTACCGGTGGAGGAGCGCCACGCGGTGCTCACCACGGACACCGGCCGGCTCGCCGAGGCGGCCATGACGTGGGAGTCGCTCGCGGGCTGGCTCCAGCGGCCGATGGACGCGGAGGCGTGGGAGGCGATCATCCCGTCCATGGGCCTGATGGCGCTCGCGCGGAACCTGCGCAACTTCGACGAGGCCGGTGTCTCGGACGAGGTCGCGCAGCGGGTGGCGGCGCGGTTCGCCGACGCGGACGAGGTGCGCCGCTCGCGTATGTTCCCGTTCCGCTTCTGGGCCGCGTACAAGCACGCCCCGTCGCTGCGCTGGGGGCACGCTCTGGAGCGGGCGCTCGCGCACTCGCTGGCCGGTGTGCCCGCGCTGCCCGGCCGATCGCTGATCCTCGTGGACCGGTCGCCGTCGATGTTCCCCGGCTACGGGTTCTCGACGCCGCACCGCTCGGACGTCCCGCCGGCCGAGCAGGCGGCGGTGTTCGGCGCCGCGCTCGCCATGCGCGCGGAGATGCCGACGCTCGTCGAGTTCGGGATGGACAGCCGGCGCCTGAACGTCCGGAAGGGCGGGAGTGTTCTGCCGCTCGTCGAGAGGTTCGGGCAGATCTCCGGCACCGACATCCCGACCGCGGTGAAGAAGCACTTCACCGGGCACGACCGCGTGGTCGTCGTCACCGACGAGCAGACCCGGCCCGGCTGGTTCCCGTCGAACGCCCACGACCACGGGGGCATGGCCGAGACCGAGATCGACGCGCTCGTGCCGAGGGACGTGCCCGTCTACATGTGGAACATGGCCGGATACAAGGTGGGGGCGACCCCTTCGGGCGGCGCGAACCGGCACGCCTTCGGCGGCCTCACCGACCAGGCGTTCCGCCTGATCCCGCTCATCGAGCGGGGCGGGGGCGCGCGCTGGCCGTGGGAGATGTAG
- a CDS encoding undecaprenyl-diphosphate phosphatase produces MSWFESFILGLVQGLTEFLPISSSAHLRLTAAFAGWHDPGAAFTAITQLGTETAVVIYFRKDIARIISAWFRSLTNKALRSDHDAQMGWLVIVGSIPIGVLGVAFKDQIEGPFRDLRLTATTLIVMGIVLGVADRLAARDEVGGKHRAVRERKGLKDLSVKDGLIYGVCQAMALIPGVSRSGATISGGLLMGYTREAAARYSFLLAIPAVLASGVFELKDAGQDGSVSWGPTAFATVIAFGVGYAVIAWFMKFISTKSFMPFVYYRILLGIVLIALVTAGVLSPHAGESAG; encoded by the coding sequence ATGTCTTGGTTCGAATCATTCATCCTCGGGCTCGTCCAGGGGCTGACCGAGTTCCTGCCCATCTCGTCGAGCGCGCATCTGCGGCTGACCGCGGCCTTCGCGGGCTGGCACGACCCGGGGGCCGCTTTCACGGCGATCACCCAGCTCGGCACGGAGACGGCGGTGGTCATCTACTTCCGCAAGGACATCGCGCGGATCATCTCCGCATGGTTCCGCTCCCTCACGAACAAGGCGCTGCGCAGCGACCACGACGCGCAGATGGGCTGGCTCGTGATCGTGGGCTCGATTCCGATCGGCGTGCTCGGTGTCGCGTTCAAGGACCAGATCGAGGGCCCGTTCCGCGATCTGCGCCTGACCGCGACGACCCTCATCGTGATGGGCATCGTCCTCGGCGTCGCCGACCGTCTCGCGGCGCGCGACGAGGTCGGCGGCAAGCACCGCGCGGTGCGGGAGCGCAAGGGACTCAAGGACCTGAGCGTCAAGGACGGGCTGATCTACGGCGTCTGCCAGGCCATGGCCCTGATCCCCGGAGTCTCGCGCTCCGGCGCGACCATCAGCGGCGGCCTGCTCATGGGGTACACCCGTGAGGCCGCGGCGCGTTACTCGTTCCTCCTCGCGATCCCCGCGGTCCTCGCCTCAGGAGTCTTCGAACTGAAGGACGCCGGGCAGGACGGCTCCGTCTCCTGGGGCCCGACCGCCTTCGCGACGGTCATCGCTTTCGGCGTCGGATACGCAGTGATCGCATGGTTCATGAAGTTCATCTCGACGAAGAGCTTCATGCCGTTCGTGTACTACCGGATCCTGCTCGGCATCGTGCTGATCGCGCTGGTGACGGCGGGCGTCCTGAGCCCGCACGCCGGGGAGTCGGCGGGCTGA
- a CDS encoding winged helix-turn-helix transcriptional regulator — protein MPAAKDPRPCSIADTLAVVGEKYSLLVLREVCLGNGRFDQLVRNIGAPRDILATRLRRLVDAGILKKVAYQERPQRFEYRPTTAGLELEPVLMTLMAWGDRHLRDDGDRPMVIEHTCGNELVPVVTCSACGDAVHHEDLSAHPQAPGWTTAGPAAA, from the coding sequence ATGCCAGCCGCCAAGGACCCGCGCCCCTGCTCGATCGCCGACACGCTGGCCGTGGTCGGCGAGAAGTACTCGCTCCTGGTCCTGCGCGAGGTGTGCCTCGGCAACGGACGCTTCGACCAGCTGGTGCGCAACATCGGGGCGCCGCGCGACATCCTGGCGACGCGTCTGCGCCGCCTCGTCGACGCCGGCATCCTCAAGAAGGTCGCCTACCAGGAGCGCCCGCAGCGCTTCGAGTACCGGCCCACCACGGCGGGGCTCGAACTGGAGCCTGTCCTCATGACCCTCATGGCGTGGGGCGACCGTCATCTGCGCGACGACGGCGACCGTCCGATGGTGATCGAGCACACCTGCGGCAACGAACTGGTCCCCGTCGTGACCTGCTCCGCGTGCGGCGACGCCGTCCACCACGAGGACCTCAGCGCCCATCCGCAGGCCCCGGGCTGGACCACGGCGGGCCCGGCGGCGGCGTAG
- a CDS encoding thiolase family protein: protein MRDAVIVEAVRTPVGKGKPNGTLAHVHPVELLAHTLRTLVRRAGVDPAQIDDVIGGTVDQVAEQAMNTTRYAVLSAGFPESVPATTVDRQCGSSQQAVHFAAQGVISGAYDMVIAGGVESMSRVPMWSNVPEGADPFGPGVAERYPEGLVPQGVSAELIAAKWSLSRDLMDAYAVESHRKAARAWADGLFDAEVAPLEGATRDESVRPGTTAEILAGLKPAYYDPHFAERFPQIDWSVTAGNASPINDGASAVLITTSENAARLGLRPLARLHSFAVTGSDPLLMLTGVIPATEKVLRRAGLALGDIDLFEVNEAFAAVVLAWLQETGADPAKLNVHGGAIALGHPLGASGTRLMTTLVHAMRARGARYALQTMCEAGGLANATVLEAL from the coding sequence ATGCGTGACGCAGTCATCGTCGAAGCCGTACGCACCCCCGTCGGGAAGGGCAAGCCGAACGGAACGCTCGCTCATGTCCACCCCGTCGAACTCCTCGCCCACACCCTGCGCACCCTCGTCCGCCGCGCCGGGGTGGACCCCGCCCAGATCGACGACGTCATCGGCGGCACGGTCGACCAGGTCGCCGAGCAGGCCATGAACACCACCCGGTACGCCGTCCTGTCGGCGGGCTTCCCGGAGTCCGTGCCCGCCACGACCGTCGACCGCCAGTGCGGCTCGTCCCAGCAGGCCGTGCACTTCGCCGCGCAGGGCGTGATCTCCGGCGCCTACGACATGGTGATCGCCGGAGGCGTGGAGTCCATGAGCCGCGTGCCGATGTGGTCGAACGTGCCCGAGGGCGCCGACCCGTTCGGTCCAGGCGTCGCCGAGCGCTATCCGGAGGGGCTGGTCCCGCAGGGCGTCAGCGCCGAGCTGATCGCCGCCAAGTGGTCGCTGTCCCGCGACCTGATGGACGCCTACGCCGTCGAGTCGCACCGCAAGGCCGCCCGGGCCTGGGCGGACGGGCTCTTCGACGCCGAGGTCGCGCCCCTCGAAGGCGCCACCCGAGACGAGTCCGTGCGCCCCGGCACCACCGCCGAGATCCTCGCCGGGCTCAAACCCGCCTACTACGATCCGCACTTCGCCGAGCGCTTCCCGCAGATCGACTGGTCGGTGACCGCGGGCAACGCGAGCCCCATCAACGACGGCGCCTCCGCCGTCCTCATCACCACGAGCGAGAACGCGGCCCGGCTCGGCCTGCGCCCCCTCGCCCGCCTCCACAGCTTCGCCGTCACCGGCTCGGACCCGCTGCTGATGCTCACGGGCGTCATCCCCGCCACCGAGAAGGTGCTGCGCAGGGCGGGTCTCGCGCTGGGCGACATCGACCTGTTCGAGGTCAACGAGGCGTTCGCGGCCGTTGTCCTCGCCTGGCTCCAGGAGACCGGCGCCGACCCGGCGAAGCTGAACGTGCACGGCGGCGCCATCGCGCTCGGCCACCCGCTCGGCGCCAGCGGCACCCGCCTGATGACCACCCTGGTGCACGCGATGCGCGCCCGCGGCGCACGCTACGCACTCCAGACGATGTGCGAGGCCGGCGGGCTCGCCAACGCGACCGTCCTCGAAGCGCTCTGA
- a CDS encoding TVP38/TMEM64 family protein, whose protein sequence is MPDTVATRPEGLAAARPAGLALRCTRVLLSPWSRLSLLVALLAAGGAMVLLLQPQRLLADGWPPQMSGAAAVVLFGVAYGLCTVAFVPRPLLNLAAGALFGSQLGTVAALGGTVLGAGVAFGLGRVLGQEALRPLVRGRWLKAADGQLSRHGFRSMLAARTFPGVPFWAANYCAAISRMRWAPFLLATAIGSVPNTAAYVVAGARASTPTSPAFLIAMGFIALTGLAGAVLAWCKRHRLRG, encoded by the coding sequence ATGCCCGACACCGTCGCGACCCGTCCCGAGGGACTCGCCGCCGCCCGGCCGGCGGGCCTTGCCCTGCGCTGCACGAGAGTTCTGCTGTCGCCGTGGTCGCGGCTGTCGCTCCTGGTGGCGCTGCTCGCGGCGGGCGGGGCCATGGTGTTGCTCCTTCAGCCGCAGCGACTGCTCGCGGACGGCTGGCCACCCCAGATGAGCGGCGCCGCGGCGGTCGTCCTGTTCGGCGTCGCGTACGGCCTGTGCACGGTGGCCTTCGTTCCGCGGCCGCTGCTGAACCTCGCGGCGGGCGCTCTGTTCGGTTCGCAGCTGGGCACCGTGGCGGCGCTCGGCGGGACGGTGCTCGGCGCCGGGGTGGCGTTCGGGCTCGGCCGGGTGCTCGGCCAGGAGGCGCTGCGGCCCCTCGTACGCGGCCGCTGGCTGAAGGCGGCCGACGGGCAGCTCAGCCGGCACGGCTTCCGGTCGATGCTGGCGGCCCGGACGTTTCCGGGTGTGCCGTTCTGGGCGGCCAACTACTGCGCCGCGATCTCGCGCATGCGCTGGGCGCCGTTCCTTCTCGCCACGGCGATCGGCTCGGTCCCCAATACGGCGGCGTACGTCGTCGCCGGGGCAAGGGCCTCGACTCCGACGTCGCCCGCGTTCCTGATCGCGATGGGGTTCATCGCGCTGACCGGCCTCGCGGGTGCGGTGCTCGCGTGGTGCAAGCGCCACCGCCTCCGCGGCTGA
- a CDS encoding DNA alkylation repair protein, with product MTVTVPRSALADTLLERLTAVYPKAADPERAGQMRAYMKDVAPFLGLTTPVRRALSRTVLAGAPRPDETDCTTLALRCWELPEREYAYFAVDYLRRNVGRCSSGFLPVARHLVSTVPWWDTVDLLAAHVVGALVVADPRLAKDMDAWIEDDDLWIARTALLHQLRRKETTDTERLFGYCLRQAPHPDFFIRKAIGWCLREYAKTDPDAVRSFVAAHRDRLAPLSVREALKNIGP from the coding sequence ATGACCGTCACAGTCCCGCGCAGCGCGCTGGCCGACACCCTGCTGGAGCGGCTCACCGCCGTGTACCCCAAGGCGGCCGATCCCGAGCGGGCCGGGCAGATGCGCGCGTACATGAAGGACGTGGCACCCTTCCTCGGTCTCACCACCCCCGTACGCCGAGCACTCTCGCGCACGGTCCTGGCCGGCGCCCCGCGCCCCGACGAGACCGACTGCACCACGCTCGCCCTGCGCTGCTGGGAGCTGCCCGAGCGCGAGTACGCGTACTTCGCGGTCGACTACCTGCGGCGGAACGTGGGCCGTTGCTCGTCCGGCTTCCTGCCTGTCGCCCGGCACCTCGTGTCGACGGTCCCGTGGTGGGACACCGTCGACCTGCTCGCCGCGCACGTCGTCGGCGCGCTGGTCGTTGCCGACCCGCGCCTGGCGAAGGACATGGACGCGTGGATCGAGGACGACGACCTGTGGATCGCCCGCACCGCGCTCCTGCACCAGCTCCGGCGCAAGGAGACGACCGACACGGAGCGCCTCTTCGGCTATTGCCTGCGCCAGGCGCCGCACCCCGACTTCTTCATCCGCAAGGCCATCGGCTGGTGCCTGCGTGAGTACGCGAAGACCGACCCGGACGCCGTACGTTCCTTCGTCGCCGCCCACCGGGACCGGCTCGCGCCCTTGTCGGTGCGCGAGGCCCTGAAGAACATCGGGCCCTGA